TACAAAAGACGATACCCGGGATCGTCTTTTTTGAGACAATAGTATCCAGATGTCCAAAACCATTTTAATTACAGGCGGCTCAAGAGGCATAGGCAAAGCCTGTGCTGATTTACTGGTTGATGGCAACAAGGTATTTGCTCCAAGCTCTTTAGAACTTGACGTTAGTAATCAAAAATCTATTGATGACTATCTTCGTGAAATAAAATCACTTGATGCACTCATCTGCAACGCTGGAATATATTACGGCAGCAATATCGAAAAACATTCTATCGAAGAATTTAGTCGAGTGCTTGATGTCAATCTCACCGGTAGCTTTAGGATGATTCAATCTTGTTTGCCACTTTTACATCACGGCTCAAAAATAATTTTAATTGCTTCAGTTAGTGCTTACGGCGATGCTGGCGCGCCAGCCTACTCCGCTTCCAAAGCTGGCATGATCGCAATGATGAAGTCACTCGCTCCAGAACTTGCGCATGATGGAATTACAATTAATACAATCAATCCTGGTTGGGTGCGTACCGATATGGCTCATACACTGCTTCCAAACAAAGAAGCAGAAGCTATGGCTCTTGGAGCGACTTTGCTTGGGCGTTGGATAGAACCTATAGAAATTGCTCAATTAGTTGAATATCTACTTAGAACAGATGCCATTTGCGGAGAAGTAATTAATATTGACGCCGGGCTTAACGTTTAAAGCCAATGCTATAATTCATTATCAATGACCTTCCAAAAACAAATGATGAACCCAAACAGCTTCCCAATCCTTTTGGGGCCTTGTGTTGCTGAGTCTGAGCAAGTGCTTTTTGAGATTGCTAGAGGACTTGAAAAAATCATCTCAAAACTAGAAGCAGAAAAACTTACTGATGGGGTAGTCTGGGTTTTTAAAGCAAGTTACGATAAGGCTAATCGCTCATCTATTAATGGCTTTCGCGGTCCTGGACTTGAAGAAGGGCTTAAGCAACTAGCTAAAGTAAAACAGGATTTTGGTTTTGCACTTGTTAGTGATGTGCATGAAACTAGTCACTGCGCGCCTGCCAGTGAAGTCCTGGATATTTTGCAAATCCCAGCTTTTCTGTGTCGGCAAACCGACTTGATTGTTGCAGCTGCTCAAACAAACAAAGTACTTAATATCAAGAAAGGGCAATTCTTATCGCCGCCTGAAATTAAAAATATTGTTGATAAAGCTCGTGAGGCTGGCAACACTAATGTATTTATTTGTGAGCGAGGTAATTCATTTGGTTACAATAATTTGGTTGTCGACATGCGCATGTTCCAGCAAGCTCGCGAGATGGGCATTAGAACTATTTTTGATGCAACTCATTCTTGCCAGTTACCTGGAGCTGGTGGGGACAAATCACTTGGCAATAGTCACTTTGCGCCGATTCTGGCACGTGCCGCGGTTGCTGCTGGAGCTACTGGTATCTTTGCTGAAACTCACCCGCGTCCAGAAGATGCTCTTTCAGATGGTCCTAATATGATTAAACTTGATGAGCTAGAAGCCGCTCTAAGAGGGATTCTTGAGATTAGGGCTTTGAATAAATCACATTTAACAGTTTGATAGCGTTATATAGCTATGCAAGCGGGATTGCACACTAAGGGAACACACCCAGAAATATTCAAAAAGCCTCAACGTTTGGTACATTCTGGACCTAATAATTTATCTGGGGCACCAATAAGACCTAGTCCTAATGAAGTTTGCACAGGGCAATATGCAGGCAATTTTGTATTTGCCAGTACTGATTATGTAGCAGCCAAAGCTTATGCTTTCAAACAAAATGGCAATACCTTTACTACATTCAGCCTTGATAAGCCTATGGTCCCAATTATAGTATCAGTTAATAAAGAAAGTTACCTCAACTTCCTTAAAGAACAAGACAATAAAGGCTACCAACATGAATTTAATTCAAATCAATTTGAAGAAGTTCTAAAAAGAAACCCAGATGGTAGCAGAGTTAAAACAGGAGAATGGGTCTCTGAAACTGAAGTAAGAAATTATACAACCAAAGAACTTGATTTTTTAAGCCTTATTAAAAACAAAAGCATGCAAGTATTTTTTATAAACCCATCAGAACTTAATGGTCAAAACCCTCAGTCCAAAA
This Cyanobacteriota bacterium DNA region includes the following protein-coding sequences:
- a CDS encoding SDR family NAD(P)-dependent oxidoreductase, with amino-acid sequence MSKTILITGGSRGIGKACADLLVDGNKVFAPSSLELDVSNQKSIDDYLREIKSLDALICNAGIYYGSNIEKHSIEEFSRVLDVNLTGSFRMIQSCLPLLHHGSKIILIASVSAYGDAGAPAYSASKAGMIAMMKSLAPELAHDGITINTINPGWVRTDMAHTLLPNKEAEAMALGATLLGRWIEPIEIAQLVEYLLRTDAICGEVINIDAGLNV
- the kdsA gene encoding 3-deoxy-8-phosphooctulonate synthase, encoding MTFQKQMMNPNSFPILLGPCVAESEQVLFEIARGLEKIISKLEAEKLTDGVVWVFKASYDKANRSSINGFRGPGLEEGLKQLAKVKQDFGFALVSDVHETSHCAPASEVLDILQIPAFLCRQTDLIVAAAQTNKVLNIKKGQFLSPPEIKNIVDKAREAGNTNVFICERGNSFGYNNLVVDMRMFQQAREMGIRTIFDATHSCQLPGAGGDKSLGNSHFAPILARAAVAAGATGIFAETHPRPEDALSDGPNMIKLDELEAALRGILEIRALNKSHLTV